A window of Lepidochelys kempii isolate rLepKem1 chromosome 1, rLepKem1.hap2, whole genome shotgun sequence contains these coding sequences:
- the LOC140912830 gene encoding olfactory receptor 52M1-like has product MSDSNTTHFTNPSTFILLGIPGLEAAHVWISIPFCTMYVIAVFGNFTILFIVKVEPSLHEPMYYFLCMLAVTDLVLSTSTLPKMLSIFWFNSREIHFSACLTQMYFILISSVLESGILIAMALDRYVAICHPLRHSTTLTNAMVAKIGLAVLLRGIIVILPFPILARLWPYCRTNVIPQPYCAHIAMVSLACADTRVSSYYGLFVLFFVMGLDGIFIAVSYTQILRVIFILPTKDAWDKTLGTCGSHLFVILAFYIPSLIMSLMHRFAQNVPLHFHVLIGNVYLFMPPMLNPIIYGVRTKQIRDRLLRLFTHTGA; this is encoded by the coding sequence atgtcagattccaacacaacccacttcaccaacccctccaccttcatccttCTGGGCATTCCTGGGCTGGAGGCGGCccatgtctggatctccatccccttctgcaccatgTATGTCATAGCCGTCTTTGGGAACTTCACCATCCTGTTCATTGTGAAGGTGGAAccaagcctccatgagcccatgtactatttcctctgcatgctggccgTCACTGATCTGGTCCTGTCCACATCCACCCTGCCTAAAATGCTaagcatcttctggttcaattccagggagatccatttcagtgcctgcctcacccagatgtacttCATTCTCATCTCATCTGTGTTGGAGTCTGGGATCCTCATAGCCATGGCTCTGgatcgctacgtggccatctgccatcccctgagacattccaccaCCCTGACAAACGCCATGGTGGCCAAAATCGGCCTGGCCGTGCTGCTCCGTGGCATCATAGTCATACTGCCCTTTCCCATCCTAGCGAGGCTgtggccatattgcagaaccaacGTCATCCCCCAGCCCTACTGCGCACACATAGCCATGGTGAGCCTGGCCTGCGCCGACACCCGTGTTAGTAGTTACTACGGCCTCTTTGTGTTATTCTTTGTGATGGGTCTGGATGGGATTTTTATTGCCGTATCCTATACCCAGATCCTCAGGGTCATCTTCATCCTCCCCACAAAAGATGCATGGGACAAGACTTTGGGGACCTGCGGCTCTCACCTTTTTGTCATTTTAGCCTTTTACATCCCAAGTCTCATCATGTCCCTCATGCACAGATTTGCCCAAAATGTGCCCCTGCATTTCCACGTTCTCATTGGCAATGTGTACCTCTTCATGCCCCCCATGTTAAACCCCATAATCTATGGGGTGAGGACGAAACAGATCCGGGACAGGCTGCTCCGGCTCTTTACTCATACAGGGGCCTGA
- the LOC140912873 gene encoding olfactory receptor 52E4-like has translation MQETLFCLRVEHLLPYSMSDSNTTDFTNPSTFILLGIPGLEMVHVWISIPFSTVYAIAILGNFVILFIVKMEPSLHGPMYYFLCMLAVTDLVLSTSILPKTLSIFWFNSREIDFSACLTQLYFIHSFLVIESGILVAMALDRFVAICNPLRHSTILTNLMVAKIGLAVMLRGGIIVLPYLLLARQWPYCRTNIIPNTHCEHMAVVKLACADIRVNTYYGLSVVFSVICVDVFLIAMSYTQILRAIFSLPTKDARLKAFGTCGSHLCVILIFYVSALFSTLMHRFGHNVSLHFHVLISSGYLLVPPMLNPIIYGVRTKQIRSRVLRLFAHKGT, from the coding sequence ATGCAGGAGACACTGTTCTGCCTCAGAGTTGAACACCTTCTCCcctactccatgtcagattccaacacaaccgacttcaccaacccctccaccttcatcctgctgggcattcctggcctggagaTGGTCCacgtctggatctccatccccttctccacCGTATACGCCATAGCCATCTTGGGGAACTTTGTTATTCTGTTCATTGTAAAGATGGAGCCGAGCCTCCAtgggcccatgtactatttcctctgcatgctggccgTCACTGACTTGGTTCTGTCCACATCGATCCTGCCCAAAAcactgagcatcttctggttcaattccagagAGATCGatttcagtgcctgcctcacccagctGTACTTCATTCACTCTTTCTTAGTCATAGAGTCTGGGATCCTAGTGGCCATGGCTTTGGATCGTTTCGTGGCCATCTGCAATCCACTGAGACATTCCACCATCCTGACAAACCTCATGGTGGCCAAGATTGGCCTGGCTGTGATGCTGCGTGGTGGCATAATCGTACTGCCCTATCTCCTCCTGGCGAGGCagtggccatattgcagaaccaacatcatCCCCAACACGCACTGCGAGCACATGGCCGTGGTGAAGCTGGCCTGCGCCGACATCCGCGTCAATACATACTACGGCCTCTCTGTGGTATTCTCTGTGATCTGTGTGGATGTGTTTCTTATTGCTATGTCCTATACTcagatcctcagggccatcttcagcctccccacaaaggaTGCCCGGCTCAAGGCTTTTGGGACCTGCGGCTCCCACCTCTGTGTCATCTTAATCTTTTATGTCTCAGCTCTCTTCTCCACTCTCATGCACCGGTTTGGCCACAATGTTTCCCTGCATTTCCACGTGCTGATTTCCAGCGGGTACCTCCTGGTGCCCCCCATGCTAAACCCCATCATTTACGGGGTAAGGACCAAACAGATCAGAAGCAGGGTGCTCCGGCTCTTTGCTCATAAAGGGACCTAA